In the genome of Stegostoma tigrinum isolate sSteTig4 chromosome 48, sSteTig4.hap1, whole genome shotgun sequence, one region contains:
- the LOC132207472 gene encoding probable G-protein coupled receptor 139, giving the protein MAVVILLCGTCGLSKCITRYLISMVASDLLVIITAVLLNRIPAIYFPGSFLSITPICCISISLIYATRDISVWLTVSFTFDRFVAICCQKLKMKYCTEKMAAVVIGIVCGLGCLKNIPWYFMHEPILIINNVPWYCRLKEIRYTSPIWATFQWTDRILTPCLPFFLILFLNAVTVRHVLIASRARRRLRAQTKGNNQNDTEMENRRKSIVLLFSISGSFVLLWTTYVVQFFFERFINEYKPQGLSDPKFIFQESANMLQLLSCCTNTFIYAVTQRRFRQQLYHMLQHPLTLVRNYCHN; this is encoded by the coding sequence ATGGCAGTTGTGATCCTATTGTGTGGAACTTGCGGCCTGTCCAAATGTATTACTCGATACCTGATTTCCATGGTCGCCTCGGATCTCTTGGTCATTATCACTGCCGTACTTTTGAACCGCATTCCAGCAATTTACTTTCCAGGTAGTTTCCTGTCCATTACTCCGATATGCTGCATCAGCATTTCATTGATTTATGCAACAAGGGACATCTCCGTCTGGTTAACAGTTTccttcacctttgatcgatttgtggccatttgttgtcagaagctgAAAATGAAATACTGCACTGAAAAAATGGCAGCTGTAGTGATCGGAATAGTCTGTGGATTAGGCTGCCTGAAGAATATACCGTGGTATTTTATGCATGAGCCAATACTCATAATAAATAATGTTCCATGGTATTGCAGACTGAAGGAGATCCGTTACACTTCACCAATATGGGCAACATTCCAATGGACTGATCGTATTTTAACTCCGTGCCTCCCATTCTTTCTGATACTTTTCCTCAATGCTGTGACCGTCAGACACGTTCTCATAGCGAGTCGAGCCCGCAGGCGGCTCCGAGCTCAAACAAAGGGAAACAATCAGAATGACACAGAGATGGAGAACAGGAGAAAATCCATTGTCTTACTTTTCTCTATATCTGGAAGTTTTGTTCTCTTATGGACCACATATGTTGTGCAGTTCTTTTTTGAGAGATTCATAAATGAATATAAACCTCAAGGTTTAAGTGatccaaaatttatttttcaagaaAGTGCAAATATGCTTCAGCTattgagttgctgcacaaacacatttatttatgcagTGACTCAGAGGAGATTCCGGCAGCAGTTATACCATATGTTACAACATCCATTGACTCTGGTCCGTAATTATTGCCACaactaa